Genomic DNA from Klebsiella variicola:
GTAAACAGAATGAACGTGAAATCTCGGTGCCGGCGGCAATTTCTGCTTACCTCGGGGTTACCGAACCGGCGATGTACGGTATCAACCTGAAGTACCGCTTCCCGATGCTGTGCGCGATGATCGGCTCCGGCCTCGCCGGCCTGCTGTGCGGCCTGAACGGCGTGCTGGCGAACGGCATCGGCGTCGGCGGCCTGCCGGGCATCCTCTCCATCCAGCCAACCTACTGGCAGGTGTACGCCATGGCGATGGCTATCGCGGTGGTGGTGCCGATTATCCTGACCACCGTGGTGTATCAGCGCAAGTACCGTCAGGGCACCTTGCAGATTGTCTAACTTCTTCTTTCGGGGCGCCTTTGGCGCCCCTCGTTGCAGCAGGAAAGCACTATGAATCATCTTCCCCACTGGTGGCAAAACGGCGTTATTTATCAAATCTATCCGAAGAGTTTTCAGGATACCACCGGCAGCGGTACCGGCGATCTGCGCGGCGTCACTTCCCGCCTCGACTATCTGCAGAAGCTTGGGGTCGACGCCATCTGGCTGACGCCGTTCTATGTCTCACCGCAGGTGGATAACGGCTACGATGTGGCGAACTACACCGCTATCGATCCCTCCTACGGCACGATGGCCGACTTTGACGCCCTGGTGGCGGAGGCGAAGGCCCGCGGCATCCGCATCGTGCTGGATATGGTACTGAACCATACCTCGACCGAGCATGAATGGTTCCGTCAGTCGCTGAATAAGGAGAGTCCCTACCGGCAGTTCTATATCTGGCGCGACGGCGAACCGGACGCGCTGCCGAACAACTGGCGCTCCAAGTTTGGCGGCAACGCCTGGCAGTGGCATGCCGACAGCGGGCAGTATTATCTGCACCTGTTCGCCATTGAACAGGCGGATCTCAACTGGGAGAACCCGGCGGTACGCGCCGAGCTGAAAAAGGTCTGCGAATTCTGGGCCGACCGCGGCGTCGACGGTCTGCGCCTCGACGTCGTCAACCTGATCTCGAAAGACCAGACCTTCCCCTGCGATGCGGAGGGTGATGGCCGCCGCTTCTACACTGACGGCCCGCGGGTGCATGAATTCCTGCAGGAGATGAGTCGCGATGTCTTTACTCCCCGTAACCTGATGACCGTCGGCGAGATGTCCTCCACCTCGCTGGAGCACTGCCAGCAGTACGCCGCGCTGGACGGCCGCGAGCTGTCGATGACCTTTAACTTCCACCATTTAAAGGTCGATTATCCCGGCGGTGAAAAATGGACCCTCGCCCGCCCGGACTATGTGGCGCTGAAAGCGCTGTTCCGTCACTGGCAGCAGGGGATGCACAATCGGGCGTGGAACGCGCTGTTCTGGTGTAACCACGATCAGCCGCGCATCGTGTCGCGCTTTGGCGACGAAGGCGAGTACCGGGTGCCGGCGGCGAAGATGCTGGC
This window encodes:
- the treC gene encoding alpha,alpha-phosphotrehalase, with translation MNHLPHWWQNGVIYQIYPKSFQDTTGSGTGDLRGVTSRLDYLQKLGVDAIWLTPFYVSPQVDNGYDVANYTAIDPSYGTMADFDALVAEAKARGIRIVLDMVLNHTSTEHEWFRQSLNKESPYRQFYIWRDGEPDALPNNWRSKFGGNAWQWHADSGQYYLHLFAIEQADLNWENPAVRAELKKVCEFWADRGVDGLRLDVVNLISKDQTFPCDAEGDGRRFYTDGPRVHEFLQEMSRDVFTPRNLMTVGEMSSTSLEHCQQYAALDGRELSMTFNFHHLKVDYPGGEKWTLARPDYVALKALFRHWQQGMHNRAWNALFWCNHDQPRIVSRFGDEGEYRVPAAKMLAMVLHGMQGTPYIYQGEEIGMTNPHFSSISDYRDVESHNMFIERAAQGQSPDELLAILASKSRDNSRTPMPWHAGENGGFSDGEPWIGFGDNYREINVEAALADPDSVFYAYQQLIMLRKTLPLLTWGDYQDLLPDHPSLWCYRRQWQGQTLVVAANLSRDLQTWQPEEAQGDWKMIISNYAETTPRPTGLTLRPFEAVWWLQA